In the Bradyrhizobium guangzhouense genome, one interval contains:
- a CDS encoding right-handed parallel beta-helix repeat-containing protein, protein MFAYLFDSMGIQAIRHSFQLERTFSQQGGFVMRRLAFLALIIGLFLPFLASAPAYAQASRTWVSGVGDDANPCSRTAPCKTFAGAISKTAAFGEINCLDPAGYGAVTITKSITLNCSSTIGSVLVAGTNGIVISAATTDKVVLRNIQLQGLAGSASPGLNGVRILSAASVSIEDCVITQFSQSGISDARTAGNTQLYIRNSIISNNTGTGIALVATGPNRAVVNGGHVVGNLFGIAAANGNSAMVTRSAFSGNTTGVEADSGGAVSIDSSSISGNGTGVQSTSNIRLSNSDVTFNTTGFNGAAITYGNNRTLGNTSLGTTPTAAGGAVSNLGEQ, encoded by the coding sequence TTGTTTGCGTATCTGTTTGATTCGATGGGCATTCAAGCGATACGGCATTCGTTTCAGCTGGAAAGAACTTTCAGCCAACAAGGAGGGTTCGTTATGCGGCGTTTAGCGTTTCTGGCATTGATCATTGGTCTATTCCTGCCGTTCCTCGCATCAGCTCCGGCCTATGCTCAGGCATCACGAACCTGGGTATCGGGAGTGGGCGATGATGCTAATCCCTGTAGCCGGACGGCTCCCTGCAAGACGTTCGCTGGCGCGATCTCAAAGACCGCGGCGTTCGGCGAGATCAACTGTCTGGATCCAGCGGGCTATGGTGCGGTGACGATTACCAAATCCATTACCCTAAATTGCAGCTCTACGATTGGATCTGTCCTGGTAGCGGGTACGAATGGTATCGTCATTAGCGCGGCGACGACCGACAAGGTGGTTCTCCGCAACATCCAGCTTCAGGGGCTCGCGGGTTCGGCTTCGCCAGGTCTCAACGGTGTGCGCATCCTGAGTGCGGCGTCGGTATCTATCGAAGATTGCGTCATCACCCAATTCTCGCAATCCGGAATCAGTGATGCGCGAACGGCTGGCAACACACAACTCTATATCCGCAACAGCATCATCAGCAACAATACTGGAACTGGGATAGCTCTCGTCGCGACGGGTCCAAACAGGGCCGTTGTGAACGGAGGTCATGTTGTCGGCAACCTGTTCGGCATCGCGGCCGCCAATGGTAACAGCGCTATGGTCACACGTTCGGCATTTTCCGGCAACACTACTGGTGTAGAAGCCGACTCGGGTGGCGCCGTCAGCATCGACAGCAGTTCGATTTCAGGGAATGGCACCGGCGTTCAGTCGACCAGCAACATCCGTTTGTCGAACTCCGACGTCACATTCAACACCACGGGCTTCAATGGAGCGGCCATCACCTACGGCAACAACCGGACTCTAGGCAACACATCGCTTGGAACCACGCCCACGGCTGCCGGCGGTGCTGTCAGCAATCTGGGTGAACAATAA
- a CDS encoding WbqC family protein yields MLVSIIQSCYIPWKGFFDLIGQCDEYVIFDRMQFVKRHWHNRNRIKTANGLEWLTIPVVTKGRFDQAIDEVEIEKPWAEKHWRALELAYRRAPFFETLAPLVQGWYERADKKMLLTDINELFTREIAALLGMRTRIVRDIDYPAEGTKTARLLAIAAAAGADRYLSGPSARAYLDESLLATAGIATEWMSYERYQEYPQLHGQFEHAVSVLDILFNAGPEAPRFVRQKSGP; encoded by the coding sequence GTGCTAGTTTCGATCATCCAATCCTGCTACATCCCATGGAAGGGATTTTTTGACCTCATCGGACAGTGCGACGAATACGTCATCTTCGATCGCATGCAATTCGTCAAGCGGCACTGGCACAATCGAAACCGGATCAAAACCGCTAACGGGCTGGAGTGGCTGACGATACCCGTCGTCACGAAGGGGCGCTTTGACCAGGCTATTGACGAGGTCGAGATTGAGAAGCCTTGGGCCGAGAAGCACTGGCGCGCGCTGGAACTGGCCTACCGTCGCGCACCTTTCTTCGAGACCCTGGCACCCCTCGTGCAAGGCTGGTACGAGCGCGCCGACAAGAAGATGCTTCTCACTGACATCAACGAATTGTTCACAAGAGAAATCGCCGCGCTGCTTGGGATGCGAACCCGTATAGTAAGGGATATAGACTATCCCGCAGAGGGGACCAAGACCGCACGACTTCTCGCAATTGCGGCTGCTGCGGGCGCAGACCGCTATCTTAGCGGCCCATCTGCACGCGCTTATCTCGACGAGTCGCTGCTCGCGACCGCCGGTATCGCCACTGAATGGATGAGCTACGAACGATATCAAGAGTATCCGCAGCTCCATGGCCAGTTTGAGCATGCCGTCAGCGTGCTCGACATACTCTTTAACGCCGGTCCCGAAGCGCCGCGTTTCGTCCGCCAAAAAAGTGGGCCCTGA
- a CDS encoding tetratricopeptide repeat protein, producing the protein MSAYQRQDFVTASRIFIPLAERGNASAQTYLGFLFETGRGVPQNYTEAAMWYRRAAEQGDSRAQYSLGLLYDRGQGVPRDIVEASKWLNLSTAASPPRVRESRARIRDAVTTKMTRGQIAQARLRALEWAPSRER; encoded by the coding sequence ATGTCCGCCTACCAGCGCCAGGATTTTGTGACGGCGTCCCGCATCTTCATTCCGCTTGCGGAGCGCGGCAACGCCTCTGCGCAGACCTATCTCGGTTTCCTGTTCGAGACCGGTCGCGGCGTGCCGCAGAACTACACGGAAGCTGCGATGTGGTACCGCCGAGCGGCAGAGCAGGGCGACAGCCGCGCGCAATATTCGCTCGGCCTGCTTTATGATCGCGGTCAGGGCGTGCCGCGGGACATTGTCGAAGCCTCCAAATGGCTGAACCTGTCGACCGCGGCCTCGCCGCCGCGGGTGCGCGAGTCCCGGGCCCGGATCCGCGACGCCGTCACCACCAAGATGACGCGCGGACAGATCGCCCAGGCCCGTCTGCGGGCGCTGGAATGGGCGCCAAGCCGCGAGCGCTGA
- a CDS encoding prepilin peptidase, translating into MTEDDAQDGIGAPLVLSCALIVGVFASLVTAPAAEGIYGAFLAALMLAIAAHDARHYLIPNELTGAAFALALLRAATVVPDVGARALLWPVARALAVALPLLLLMLAYRRWRGRDGLGLGDVKLAAVCGAWLDLAAVAAVIEFAALLAIGAYVANAAWQGKPLRGTAFLPFGLFLAPSIWIGWLAETWYLNWLGGWPG; encoded by the coding sequence GTGACCGAGGACGATGCGCAGGACGGGATCGGCGCCCCGCTGGTCCTCAGCTGCGCGCTGATCGTCGGGGTGTTCGCAAGCCTCGTGACGGCGCCCGCCGCGGAAGGCATCTACGGCGCGTTCCTCGCCGCCTTGATGCTCGCCATCGCTGCGCATGATGCCCGCCACTATTTGATCCCCAACGAGCTGACAGGTGCCGCCTTCGCACTCGCGCTGCTCCGCGCTGCCACCGTGGTGCCCGATGTCGGCGCCCGGGCTCTGCTCTGGCCGGTCGCGCGCGCCCTCGCCGTGGCGCTCCCGCTGCTGCTCCTGATGCTGGCCTATCGGCGCTGGCGCGGCCGCGACGGGCTCGGGCTCGGCGACGTCAAGCTCGCGGCCGTCTGCGGCGCCTGGCTGGATCTTGCGGCGGTGGCGGCGGTGATCGAGTTTGCCGCGCTGCTCGCGATCGGTGCCTATGTCGCCAATGCTGCATGGCAAGGAAAGCCGCTGCGCGGGACAGCGTTCCTGCCGTTCGGGCTGTTCCTCGCGCCATCGATCTGGATCGGCTGGCTGGCCGAGACCTGGTATCTGAACTGGCTGGGCGGCTGGCCCGGTTAA
- the gspD gene encoding type II secretion system secretin GspD yields the protein MLFPVTSRVGRRTLFEVVQPLLRRRAALTGMILLLSTAVLLTGCIVTADQSIEADPKDPRAQDLVDKIRGIDLQPRQLADTGSSGISQPKSSKPAIYLSDGATPQGGALVERDDGGGSGYDLNFENAPVATVAKVILGDVLNVGYTIDPRVQGTVTLASVRPVPKADAVYVLENALRMSGVALVRDRTGYRLLPAPEAGPGGIDRSASTEAGQGITVVPLRYTSAQNIFKLLDAFGVKASTMRADNSRNTLIVSGSGTDRATAVDTILSFDADWMRGQSVGVFPVQNSAPEPVISEIEKIMDSGEGGMGQNVIKMQAIARLNAILVVSQKPEYLKRAQTWIARLDRSDTDGVNLKSYPLRYGNSKLVVSMLNDMLFNQSSTSNTSLDSASSQVAPGAGLSTSSSGNPVAALSAMPTAAAGAATPVTGPAGSALGTRPAPAASATPAQGQDNGLGAPGGSGSKSGITSILQNVRITADVTNNAVLVYANQDAQRIVEQTIRQIDRPQRQIAIEATIAEVTLNDQLNYGVQFFLASQKGSISNTISGVSNAASVGSGAVQAASNAVNAAGGALLGRVLPGFNFLIGSENSPRVILDALHGITDVKVLSNPSLVVLDNQAATLQVGDQVPFSTGTATVLTANNTVVNTIDYKNTGIILRVLPRANANGNVVLDIEQEISSVAAGSANSLTPTISQRRVKSSIAVASGQTVLLAGLISETENKQRQGIPVLDSIPGVGDAFSHQTNARARTELILFIRPTVIKDGVDAHVIAEEMRSKMNGRLVGTSNPVVTVSAPRAAR from the coding sequence ATGCTGTTTCCAGTCACTTCCAGAGTTGGCAGGCGTACCTTGTTTGAAGTGGTCCAACCGCTTTTGCGCCGCCGCGCAGCGTTGACTGGAATGATTTTGCTGTTGTCGACGGCCGTCCTGCTCACGGGATGCATCGTCACCGCCGATCAGTCGATCGAAGCCGATCCAAAGGATCCGCGCGCCCAGGACCTCGTCGACAAGATCCGGGGCATCGATCTCCAGCCGCGCCAACTTGCGGATACCGGAAGCAGCGGCATCTCCCAGCCGAAATCGTCGAAGCCCGCGATTTATCTGAGCGATGGTGCAACGCCGCAAGGCGGCGCGCTGGTCGAGCGCGACGATGGCGGCGGCAGCGGCTACGACCTCAATTTCGAGAACGCACCCGTGGCGACCGTCGCAAAGGTCATCCTTGGTGACGTTCTCAACGTCGGCTACACCATCGATCCCCGCGTGCAGGGGACCGTGACGCTCGCCTCGGTGCGGCCGGTCCCCAAGGCGGACGCGGTCTATGTGCTGGAGAACGCGCTGCGCATGTCCGGCGTCGCGCTGGTGCGCGACCGCACCGGCTATCGTCTGCTGCCGGCGCCGGAGGCCGGCCCCGGCGGCATCGACCGCTCCGCGAGCACCGAGGCCGGCCAGGGCATCACTGTCGTGCCGCTGCGCTACACCTCGGCGCAAAACATCTTCAAGCTGCTCGACGCCTTCGGCGTGAAGGCTTCGACCATGCGTGCCGACAATTCGCGCAACACCCTGATCGTATCGGGCAGCGGGACCGATCGCGCGACGGCGGTTGACACTATTCTGTCGTTCGACGCCGACTGGATGCGCGGACAATCCGTCGGCGTCTTCCCCGTGCAGAATTCCGCGCCCGAGCCCGTGATCTCCGAGATCGAGAAGATCATGGATTCCGGCGAAGGCGGGATGGGCCAGAACGTCATCAAGATGCAGGCGATCGCACGGCTCAATGCGATCCTCGTCGTCAGCCAGAAGCCGGAATATCTGAAGCGCGCCCAGACCTGGATCGCGCGGCTCGACCGTTCCGACACCGACGGTGTGAACCTGAAGTCCTATCCGCTGCGCTACGGCAACTCGAAGTTGGTCGTGTCGATGTTGAACGATATGCTGTTCAACCAGAGCTCGACGAGCAACACCTCGCTCGACAGCGCCTCGAGCCAGGTCGCGCCCGGCGCGGGCCTTTCGACGTCCTCGTCCGGCAATCCGGTCGCCGCACTCAGCGCGATGCCGACCGCCGCGGCCGGCGCGGCAACGCCCGTGACCGGACCTGCGGGATCCGCGCTCGGGACCCGCCCCGCTCCGGCTGCGTCGGCAACACCGGCGCAGGGTCAGGACAACGGCCTCGGTGCACCGGGCGGAAGCGGTTCGAAGTCTGGCATCACCAGCATCCTGCAGAATGTCCGGATCACCGCCGATGTCACCAACAATGCCGTTCTCGTCTATGCCAATCAGGATGCGCAGCGCATCGTCGAGCAGACCATCCGCCAGATCGACCGGCCGCAGCGCCAGATCGCGATCGAGGCGACGATTGCCGAGGTGACGCTGAACGACCAGTTGAACTACGGCGTGCAGTTCTTCCTGGCGAGCCAGAAGGGCTCGATCTCCAACACCATCTCCGGTGTCAGCAATGCCGCAAGCGTCGGCAGCGGTGCGGTCCAAGCGGCGTCAAACGCCGTCAACGCCGCGGGCGGCGCGCTGCTCGGACGTGTCCTGCCGGGCTTCAACTTCCTGATCGGCTCCGAGAACTCGCCGCGGGTCATTCTCGACGCGTTGCACGGCATCACCGACGTCAAGGTGCTGTCGAACCCGTCATTGGTGGTGCTGGACAACCAGGCGGCGACGTTGCAGGTCGGCGACCAGGTGCCGTTCTCCACGGGCACCGCGACCGTGCTGACCGCCAACAACACTGTCGTCAATACCATCGACTACAAGAACACCGGCATCATCCTGCGCGTGCTGCCGCGCGCCAACGCCAACGGCAATGTCGTGCTCGACATCGAGCAGGAAATCTCCAGCGTGGCCGCCGGCAGCGCCAATTCGCTGACGCCGACGATCTCGCAGCGTCGTGTCAAGAGTTCGATTGCGGTGGCCAGCGGGCAGACGGTGCTGCTCGCCGGCCTGATCAGCGAGACCGAGAACAAGCAGCGCCAAGGCATTCCCGTCCTGGATTCCATTCCCGGCGTAGGCGATGCCTTCTCGCATCAGACCAACGCCCGAGCCCGTACCGAGCTGATCCTGTTCATCCGCCCGACCGTGATCAAGGATGGCGTCGATGCACATGTCATCGCCGAGGAGATGCGCAGCAAGATGAACGGCCGCCTGGTCGGCACCAGCAATCCCGTGGTCACCGTGAGCGCGCCCAGGGCGGCGCGCTGA